The following is a genomic window from Mya arenaria isolate MELC-2E11 chromosome 4, ASM2691426v1.
GGCCGAAATATTCTAATGCAAACAAGAGATGGAGAAGCAGCCCATACCCGTTGACAATTTACTAGGCGAAGAATCTGCTAGACGAAGCTCAATAACTTTCCTGTGGACCATTAATGATGGTTCCCGGACCTCCGCTGCATGTTGTCCAAGGTAATGTATCTCTCGTGTATCACCCCCTAGTTGTTCCATTAGGCTGTGGAGAAGTCGCAACTTCTGTAAATGGTTGTAACATTTGAATCAGAAAGAAGTGTCTTAATATGTTGTTCTAGTTTTGCGCAAGTGTTctataaaagtgtatttgatGAACCACAAGGTTGAGGATATTACGTGTATCGTCTCATCGTTTTTCTCAAATGCTGTGTCGGAGGCGCTTCACTCTTAAGtagaaaatacatttgaatCATGCATTAGCATTTGTCTCTaagaataatattaaatatgtaaaattaagaGGTTAAATTAGATTCATCCCATATTAGCGAATTTCTGTATTGGATTTTTCAGACCTCATCCTACCTCAGCAATGATATTTCTGCACCGGATGTTATCCGCTTGAAGATCGTCATTCTTCTTCTGGAGGTCAAACGTCATTTCATCTCGACTCGACTGCCTTTTTGGTTTCTGTAGCCTCGCTCTGATCCTCCGCTCTTCGCCCGTTGGGTCACATTTGATTTCAATTAtctgtttttcataaaatattgtaaaacaactgTGAAGATGTAGTTCTTTTTACttacaacatgttttgaaatacatgaTACAATGAGTTTTGCCTACCTTTGGCATAAAGACGAGACAAAGTGTGATTGTCGTACTAAAGATGATGAAGAATCCCATGATGACGAATGATGACGTAGGCTGATCGTTGATGACGAAAGAGACTGCGGCGCCACAAATGCACATGATGACGACGTTGTAGACGCTCATGCCGATGTATTTAGAGTCGTTGAGCGCGGGGATGCTGACCTGTCGGGTTTCCCAGGCCAGAAAACAGCCAAACACCTGCaagataattaaaacatgtagaAAATTGTCGTATAAAAAACCCCaacaacaatacacataagttTTTAAAACCACATTGTCATTTTTACATGTGTCATTAAAACGGAAAAGAAACCCAACATGTTATGGTTCTTGGTGGATACTGTTTACCAACCACTTCACATAATGTCATAGATTTCCATTTAGtgcttttttcttcaaatgagGCTTTGTGCCAGAGTACTCCAATGCTGGTATTTAAGGACAGAAATGACAGCATTTTCTTACTAGGAGCATTCCTTTGTATGCGTATATGAGTATGAGCCATATGGTCATCTTGTGACTGACACAGTACTCAACTACAGGAATCACGTCCAAGTCGCCTTCCTTCTGAAAGAGTAAAGCAATGAAAGGGTTTGCTAGCTGTACGACATTTGCAGCTCATAGTTTCAAATGATTGACTGCATACATGTTTATTGTCTGTTCTGGTTAGGTTATATTTGGACTTATTTTTCACCGAAGGGAAATTCGTTTCCCATACCAACCtttagaatgattttttttgttttcagccATTCATTATTATTCCCGACTTATTACCAACTGCTTATTGACAGTTTGCTTACGAGTGTATGTTAAAGTTAAGCGACGAAATAACACACTAAACTACTCACAATGACAGTGAGGTTCTTGATGGAAGTTTGTAGAGGGTCCAATATTTGCCACGTGACTAGTAAGGCTGCatctataaatagtaacacgGTCACAACCAAAATCAGCTTGTAGTCTTTGATGACCTgtgaatataataaatgtaaaatgctattttataaaacaattaacaagCACATTATGACACCATGGGAATTACATTtctaaaagaaaattaaattctatatttttgtttatactaTTATCGTTCATGCCTAGTACAGTGCTTCTCTTAGTAAATGTATTTCCACATTTGCATagaattacaaaaatatgtgtCTGCAATGTCCACTGTAATTCAGTTAAGgggtacaaacaatattttactaaACAACTCAAGGCAAAAGAACGGACGGCTGCAAATTGCAAAAACTAAAGAACTGTTGCCAATATAAATTCATTATCTACAGGATGATATGTAGGTTGTACACAAATTCATATATTCAGACCATtgtcttttaaaatataagCTGTTTTACTGCTCGAACAGAATAATTATATTGGTAGTATTTACATATCGCTGCCAGCTCGCCCAATATTACCTTCTTGTGAAGTTTGATGTTGGTAAATATCGAGTGTACTCTCCATGTTTTACTGAACATGGCGCCAAATGCGAGGGTAAACCCGATAGACAGAACCCATGCCCGCGACTGAAAGGTCAAGAAAATATGTTGCAACGTATTATTTAACATATCCGTTGAGGTCGAACACTTTTATAGTACtctacaataacaataataatcatGAAGTCAATAATGTTTAGTTATCTTACAGTACAGTTAGGAACTGtctattaataaacttttaagaTTATCATCGCCGTAACCATATGATGGTGTTTTCCTATGATAACCTCATTCCTCCAACTCGTTTACATATTCAATTTAGTACAATTAAACATCATGTCCAAACTGTCAGTGGTGTTTGTATTCGTTTTTTTCGGTGTTGCCTTGTCCCCGTAGTTGTCATTGTATCATTATGTTTGATTATTCACTCGACCTTTCATAAGTGCTCTAAATTGACCTGCATGGCGGCCTTTAGCCTCATCAGCATATCTCATATCAACACATTTATTACTAATAACCTATTTGCCACTCACCGCACTACAAGTATACGTACATGTGTAAGATTGCTTATTTTTAAGGAGGTACAACAGGTTCCATTGTTTGTGTTAATGATACTTTTAGTTTGATATTCATTATTTTCTCAAATCTCTTCTACATTCTAGACATATCTCACTCAAACTATTATTACAAGCACTTTATTATTAATTGATGTACGTACCATAATTTAAGAGTATACATTATGTAAGAGTTTGTAACAGATCATTACCGTACATATATATCTGAGGTACTTGATATTGATGACCCCTCCGTCGGTACCGAGTAGAAAAACGCTAAGGTAGGTGAGGATACAACCTACTATTATAATGTTGTTCAGATTCGGGGATGACATCTTGATATATCTAAAGAATAGATACAACTGGCGTTATTTTAATAACGGAGTTCAATAaaagacatgtacatgtatatgaaagaaaataactagaaaaaattatctttattaGAATACCGGCAAAAGGGTCTGATCTAAGAGATGTGTTAATTGTTCAAATGTGTATTGCTTcttacattgttttttaaaccttGGTTCGAGGAAAAGCAAGGGTAACATTATGaacttttaaagttaaatttttATACAAGCTTCAATTCCTTTGTTTAGTAAACAATCCACATATAGTTTACTATAATTGACAATATATGTTCGCTACCAAGctcttattttttaaacatcccCTAACGGATGTCCAAATTGAGGGCCGGGTGTCTTTTCTCGCATGCCATTATTTTCGGATTTGTTTGCTAACAAATGCATACAATCCCTCACTAACCAAGCGGATAACCATGGCAGACAAAAGATAATCCTATTTCAATAACGCAATAACATGACCTTTTTAGAAAACCATTTGCAGAAATCTACTCTTAAAATTTCCGGATATGACAGTcatcaaataatttatatctCCATTGCCATTTGGATGACCTTTGACTGACTATTAATTGTTCCTGATATATTCGAGAAACTGATATAACCCCATTATAACCCCAATACCTAATTACCTTTCCTGCATTTTCTTAATAATCAGCATGTTTTCCAAGCTTAAGGAAATActagaagtttcaagaaatctCTACGTCTTGTTAAATAACGTTGACTTTTTCAGGGAtctatatcatatatatatttttttattttgtgtaaacatcttATCTTGATcgtataacaaaaaaatggcaAACTTGTATGAACATCCGTAATTGGAGATTGATTCGAACAATGTAATAAGATGTCTCTGAAAATGAATAAGCTGGTGATATTCTTCACTTGGTACTGATGAGATAGAAACGATATGGCGCGATAAAATCCAAAAACGCAAGCAAAAGAAATGCTGATATTTTACAGGCAaactaaatgttttattggaTTTAATTATCCGTCTTTAGTGAATACGAAGtgaacaaatttgttttgttgttctCGCCACCACCATTGCACAACACACTTGTAAGTTTCGGACTGACTAatatttagttatatatatatatatatatatatatatatattgactatATTCGGACTGATTCATACCGATATAATTTATTCAGATATTCATATTACCGAGGGTACATTCATAAAAGGATGCTGACACATTATGATATAATCAACTCACCTGTGCTCCCGGAAGATAATGTTAACAATAAGAAAAAAGACCGCCACCGTGACGCCCATCCCAGACAGAGTACACATACTATAGTAGACCCCATTGGGCACGCGCTGGAACTCCACACGTACTTGCTTCCGGTCGATAGGAGGACCATTTCCTGGTATATAAGTTTGTGATCAAACATTTGATTCCATGTGGTATCTTTTCTGATCTGATCATGAGGAGATGGTTTATCTTTATAAGATGAAGTgatatttatatagaaaaacagtcgcttattttatgttttcttttcgaaatatgcataaatagGTCATTTAACATGGTCATTGCAAAATCGGGCTCAAATACATCAGGCAATTtccaaacaataaatattcacTAAACACACCGCCCCTCCAGATGATTGGTCGACTGTCTTTGCTTTTGTTTGTGATGACGTCATTGATTCTGTGGTACTCGTAGATTTTCACCATGCCAGCGCCTAAAATTAAATGCctgtttaattatattgtacTGCAAACTCTTGTTTAAAAACCGTAATAAAATACCAACTTGCAGAACATAATTTCACTGAATGATGGAATGTCAAGCAAAATGGAATAAACAACTGTAATGAAATACAGACTTGCAGAACATAACTTTACTGAAAGGTAAGAGTGTTTAGCAAAAGCGAAATAACATAATCCTGCTTTACCTTGGTATTGCTCTAAGAGGACAGCTCCGACCCTGTCACCGCTGCTAAATTTAATTGTTCCCTGAAAGTACCATATTGAGAACAATCACAGACATAACAGCTCGACAATTTCACTTAATTTGAATCCCATTGTTTCCAGCCAGCAATTATGCATTGCAAATTCAGACTAAACGCTATACGAAAGGCTTTATATAGTTTGTGTTTACTGCGCCTTTACGCTTTGGTATAACATCAGATGAcaagaaacaaaaatcaaatggAAGCAAACCGTAACATACACTTAAAAGGCATCTGTATAGATCGAATGGTTCTGTCGCAGGACCAGATGTCCTTTTATGTTGCAACTTGGTAGCGACAAGTTTTGGTGGTATCTGCCCAAAAGATGAAGAAgaaggagaagatgatgatgacgacgacgacgatgatgatgatgatgatgatgatgaagatgatgttgttgatgatgatgatgatgatgatgatgatgatgatgatgatgatgatgatgtggataTAAACATTACGGTGACACCACGGAAGTTTGTATCATTGAGTGCTGATGGTATTCGGTTTCCCCGAAAAAGGTCACGACTAAGATGGTGACCGGAAGGACCGTCCCCACCCCATTTCCGGAAGATAGCGTCTACCGCCTTGGCGATCACCCAAACGCCGTCGAAGGCGTAGCCGTGATACTTGCTGAAtatcaaaacacattaaaagTTTCACAGGAATCATAATTAATCATAAAAAGTTTGCCGTTGCTATGTTCCAAAAATCTATTTGGTGAAGCCATATATTATATAACCATTTTATTCCTAGTTGTTCAGAGCCTTAACCATATCAGTACGTATTTTGTCTGATTTTTgagaagttttaaaaaaacaagtattCGATAAAGTGAAATTAGTCTTGCGTGGTACATGCATACAGTTTCTAATTAAGGTTTTCGAtttaaagatgattttttttgccTGCCCACTGTCACGCCATTA
Proteins encoded in this region:
- the LOC128230648 gene encoding gamma-aminobutyric acid type B receptor subunit 2-like, with the translated sequence MGRIVIAGLFPLSDRVPEGHIGRGVQPAVELALGMINNETSILPKHHLDIVQSDTQCDMAVATKFFFDLVASNNTVVMVFGDACSAVSGPIAEISKEWNVWLLSYADMDPALSDRKKYHNFYRTVPSDNDFNPARLALLNEFNWTSVGTIFQGVTKGTARYGHAHNNLASLLEKADIEIVKSVAFVNDPEHAIKELKMADVRIIIGNFDEQMARLVFCHAYQNGMYGPKYQWIILSGYRKNWWTFADPAYNMTCSLAELNTTVYGYIATDILPLSSSRRRTESGLTPQKYHKEYNRIRRQAGTPYSKYHGYAFDGVWVIAKAVDAIFRKWGGDGPSGHHLSRDLFRGNRIPSALNDTNFRGVTGTIKFSSGDRVGAVLLEQYQGAGMVKIYEYHRINDVITNKSKDSRPIIWRGGNGPPIDRKQVRVEFQRVPNGVYYSMCTLSGMGVTVAVFFLIVNIIFREHRYIKMSSPNLNNIIIVGCILTYLSVFLLGTDGGVINIKYLRYICTSRAWVLSIGFTLAFGAMFSKTWRVHSIFTNIKLHKKVIKDYKLILVVTVLLFIDAALLVTWQILDPLQTSIKNLTVIKEGDLDVIPVVEYCVSHKMTIWLILIYAYKGMLLVFGCFLAWETRQVSIPALNDSKYIGMSVYNVVIMCICGAAVSFVINDQPTSSFVIMGFFIIFSTTITLCLVFMPKIIEIKCDPTGEERRIRARLQKPKRQSSRDEMTFDLQKKNDDLQADNIRCRNIIAEKLRLLHSLMEQLGGDTREIHYLGQHAAEVREPSLMVHRKVIELRLADSSPSKLSTGSDFDDGSLMSDISYGSTAWTMAQNPVHRHAGRATKSINSIGTDFSGKSGLTKRSSVKTCQTEIEEEGDDDVFGGVYCGPSNNRTSAKLTNTCKKNGSANPITEVHPLMHEFPNKSYMTTENDIYKPVIGNNKIELAMSKRDVRFQVPVNHPQRVPLELVDARGPCPQRHVFACGAEHHHIWLHLY